From the genome of Homalodisca vitripennis isolate AUS2020 chromosome 8, UT_GWSS_2.1, whole genome shotgun sequence, one region includes:
- the LOC124367221 gene encoding dynein regulatory complex protein 10 isoform X3: MVDLVLSVPELGDFCRTQLTDSISPGGVTLLRNLEELRVCVSERLRITPKMEAQQDAELRQLYQQNIRNREEVERLTEKLNKLVTETEQEIEGKKQLIKSQIEKITKIRKQCRDSVKKKMDDAERQISWDVKNSEYRLEELQAGAKNAQYRREVQLKEHIHSERDLRAKRYKVESQLVAVLQKYDADIGERHAQLEEMTASYEEEKEQMALLQQQFDEQETEYVSLMLEKEHYERQQWEAKLYDIRCRIAARKIQRYFRAYLAATRAKGKKGKKGKKKK, from the exons ATGGTGGACTTGGTATTGAGTGTGCCAGAACTGGGCGATTTCTGTCGTACTCAGCTAACAGATTCT ATATCCCCAGGTGGCGTCACACTTCTGCGTAACCTGGAAGAGTTGCGTGTCTGTGTGTCCGAGCGGTTGCGCATAACTCCGAAGATGGAGGCACAACAAGATGCAGAGTTGCGGCAGTTATACCAACAAAACATCAGGAATCGTGAGGAGGTGGAGCGGCTCACGGAAAAACTGAACAAGCTCGTTACTGAAACCGAGCAGGAGATTGAGgggaaaaaacaattaatcaagagtcaaatagaaaaaataacaaaaatcagaAAACAGTGTAGGGATAGTGTAAAAAAGAAGAT GGACGATGCAGAGAGACAGATCAGTTGGGATGTGAAGAACAGTGAATATCGCCTGGAGGAACTTCAAGCTGGAGCGAAGAACGCTCAATATAGGCGTGAAGTGCAACTGAAAGAACACATACACTCTGAAAGAGATTTGCGCGCCAAGAG GTACAAGGTAGAGTCACAGTTGGTAGCAGTGCTGCAGAAATATGATGCGGATATTGGAGAGAGACATGCACAGCTAGAAGAAATGACAGCTAGCTATGAGGAGGAAAAGGAGCAGATGGCACTGCTGCAG CAACAGTTCGACGAGCAGGAGACGGAATACGTCAGTCTGATGCTCGAGAAGGAACATTACGAGAGACAACAATGGGAAGCTAAGCTGTATGACATCCGATGTCGCATTGCAGCGCGCAAGATTCAACGTTACTTCCGGGCATATCTAGCCGCCACCCGTGCCAAGGGGAAGAAAGggaaaaaaggaaagaagaagAAGTAA
- the LOC124367221 gene encoding dynein regulatory complex protein 10 isoform X2: MASSNDENNSYDFEASIQISRILKILSDTIKNTEIIMCLPLILTNEGAILKRFFPEDQIIFIQETCKKISTTHTSSDVDDSALICEICLMVDLVLSVPELGDFCRTQLTDSISPGGVTLLRNLEELRVCVSERLRITPKMEAQQDAELRQLYQQNIRNREEVERLTEKLNKLVTETEQEIEGKKQLIKSQIEKITKIRKQCRDSVKKKMDDAERQISWDVKNSEYRLEELQAGAKNAQYRREVQLKEHIHSERDLRAKRYKVESQLVAVLQKYDTDIGERHAQLEEMSASYEEEKEQMALLQQQFDEQETEYVSLMLEKEHYERQQWEAKLYDIRCRIAARKIQRYFRAYLAATRAKGKKGKKGKKKK; this comes from the exons ATGGCATCTAGTAATGATGAAAACAATTCTTATGATTTTGAAGCTTCAATACAGATTTCACGTATTCTGAAAATTTTAAGTGATACTATCAAGAACACTGAAATTATT ATGTGTCTTCCCCTTATACTGACCAATGAAGGTgcaattttaaaaaggtttttcccTGAAGACCAAATAATCTTTATTCAGGAGACCTGCAAGAAAATTTCCACCACTCATACTTCATCAGATGTAGACGACAGCGCTCTGATTTGTGAGATTTGCCTGATGGTGGACTTGGTATTGAGTGTGCCAGAACTGGGCGATTTCTGTCGTACTCAGCTAACAGATTCT ATATCCCCAGGTGGCGTCACACTTCTGCGTAACCTGGAAGAGTTGCGTGTCTGTGTGTCCGAGCGGTTGCGCATAACTCCGAAGATGGAGGCACAACAAGATGCAGAGTTGCGGCAGTTATACCAACAAAACATCAGGAATCGTGAGGAGGTGGAGCGGCTCACGGAAAAACTGAACAAGCTCGTTACTGAAACCGAGCAGGAGATTGAGgggaaaaaacaattaatcaagagtcaaatagaaaaaataacaaaaatcagaAAACAGTGTAGGGATAGTGTAAAAAAGAAGAT GGACGATGCAGAGAGACAGATCAGTTGGGATGTGAAGAACAGTGAATATCGCCTGGAGGAACTTCAAGCTGGAGCGAAGAACGCTCAATATAGGCGTGAAGTGCAACTGAAAGAACACATACACTCTGAAAGAGATTTGCGCGCCAAGAG GTACAAGGTAGAGTCACAGTTGGTAGCAGTGCTGCAGAAGTATGATACCGATATTGGAGAGAGACATGCACAGCTAGAAGAAATGTCAGCTAGCTATGAGGAGGAAAAGGAGCAGATGGCATTGCTGCAG CAACAGTTCGACGAGCAGGAGACGGAATACGTCAGTCTGATGCTCGAGAAGGAACATTACGAGAGACAACAATGGGAAGCTAAGCTGTATGACATCCGATGTCGCATTGCAGCGCGCAAGATTCAACGTTACTTCCGGGCATATCTAGCCGCCACCCGTGCCAAGGGGAAGAAAGggaaaaaaggaaagaagaagAAGTAA
- the LOC124367221 gene encoding dynein regulatory complex protein 10 isoform X1, protein MASSNDENNSYDFEASIQISRILKILSDTIKNTEIIMCLPLILTNEGAILKRFFPEDQIIFIQETCKKISTTHTSSDVDDSALICEICLMVDLVLSVPELGDFCRTQLTDSISPGGVTLLRNLEELRVCVSERLRITPKMEAQQDAELRQLYQQNIRNREEVERLTEKLNKLVTETEQEIEGKKQLIKSQIEKITKIRKQCRDSVKKKMDDAERQISWDVKNSEYRLEELQAGAKNAQYRREVQLKEHIHSERDLRAKRYKVESQLVAVLQKYDADIGERHAQLEEMTASYEEEKEQMALLQQQFDEQETEYVSLMLEKEHYERQQWEAKLYDIRCRIAARKIQRYFRAYLAATRAKGKKGKKGKKKK, encoded by the exons ATGGCATCTAGTAATGATGAAAACAATTCTTATGATTTTGAAGCTTCAATACAGATTTCACGTATTCTGAAAATTTTAAGTGATACTATCAAGAACACTGAAATTATT ATGTGTCTTCCCCTTATACTGACCAATGAAGGTgcaattttaaaaaggtttttcccTGAAGACCAAATAATCTTTATTCAGGAGACCTGCAAGAAAATTTCCACCACTCATACTTCATCAGATGTAGACGACAGCGCTCTGATTTGTGAGATTTGCCTGATGGTGGACTTGGTATTGAGTGTGCCAGAACTGGGCGATTTCTGTCGTACTCAGCTAACAGATTCT ATATCCCCAGGTGGCGTCACACTTCTGCGTAACCTGGAAGAGTTGCGTGTCTGTGTGTCCGAGCGGTTGCGCATAACTCCGAAGATGGAGGCACAACAAGATGCAGAGTTGCGGCAGTTATACCAACAAAACATCAGGAATCGTGAGGAGGTGGAGCGGCTCACGGAAAAACTGAACAAGCTCGTTACTGAAACCGAGCAGGAGATTGAGgggaaaaaacaattaatcaagagtcaaatagaaaaaataacaaaaatcagaAAACAGTGTAGGGATAGTGTAAAAAAGAAGAT GGACGATGCAGAGAGACAGATCAGTTGGGATGTGAAGAACAGTGAATATCGCCTGGAGGAACTTCAAGCTGGAGCGAAGAACGCTCAATATAGGCGTGAAGTGCAACTGAAAGAACACATACACTCTGAAAGAGATTTGCGCGCCAAGAG GTACAAGGTAGAGTCACAGTTGGTAGCAGTGCTGCAGAAATATGATGCGGATATTGGAGAGAGACATGCACAGCTAGAAGAAATGACAGCTAGCTATGAGGAGGAAAAGGAGCAGATGGCACTGCTGCAG CAACAGTTCGACGAGCAGGAGACGGAATACGTCAGTCTGATGCTCGAGAAGGAACATTACGAGAGACAACAATGGGAAGCTAAGCTGTATGACATCCGATGTCGCATTGCAGCGCGCAAGATTCAACGTTACTTCCGGGCATATCTAGCCGCCACCCGTGCCAAGGGGAAGAAAGggaaaaaaggaaagaagaagAAGTAA